In the Muricauda sp. MAR_2010_75 genome, one interval contains:
- a CDS encoding TonB-dependent receptor, whose translation MKNILLILSLIVIYTSQAQTGNLKGKVTDQWNNPLNNVNIAISHTSLGTSTNASGNYIIQDLAPGAYTLTFSMIGYETQTVSANVSANQTTTVTTVILAERQEQLNEVVVEGHQNKYVENQPSTSLRLKTELVKLPQNVQVISSELLQDQQVTTIMDGLTRNVSGVTMLEHWGQFARINMRGFRLPAFRNGVNVQDSWGPLAEDMNTVERVEFVKGPAGFMMSAGEPGGFYNVVTKKPTEQFIANASFTAGSFDFYRGTVDVGGKASNDGKLLYRFNAMYQTTDSHRGNEQTDRFGIAPTLTYKFSDKTSITAEMNLQDAESFLGSAYIFASVADGYASLPRDFNFVDSNYPKTDIQEVTFFLNAKHEFSDNWSVEGQLAYLRYDQEGNSAWLGQLDSDTGDAVRTITQWDALSAGKYAQLYINGAFQTGGVSHKILGGLDFSEKNYWADFYNTFIVDTEVPFNIYNPVYGEVAMPNFDRSTKVQYRRGGQPYSANTLRGYYLQDEIGFLEDKIRLTLAGRYTNLYTQGKEENDDVVTPRVGLSIDLLPDLAIYGLYDQSFLPQAGISADLEPLNDPVDANDIEGGVKKTFFDGRLRTSLGAFQITKENILTSYPENPNYSMYLGEVQSKGIEFDLQGQITPEFNVILNYANTKVEVTEDPNPDIVGTRVAGHAKHVTNGWFNYNFSEFSSLNGFGVSLGYQYQVDRSTWAWAADNQSDLPNYFRMDGALSWRNSHFRVQFNINNILDEYLYSGANYGSYLYWQSEPGINGRLTVAYTF comes from the coding sequence ATGAAAAATATACTACTTATCCTAAGCTTGATTGTCATATACACTTCGCAAGCGCAAACCGGAAACTTAAAAGGAAAAGTGACCGACCAATGGAACAACCCACTAAACAATGTAAATATTGCCATTTCCCATACCAGCCTTGGCACATCAACAAACGCTTCCGGAAATTATATAATTCAGGATCTGGCCCCTGGCGCCTATACCCTTACTTTTTCCATGATCGGGTATGAAACACAAACCGTTTCCGCCAATGTATCGGCCAACCAGACCACAACGGTTACCACAGTCATCCTTGCCGAACGACAAGAACAATTGAACGAAGTGGTCGTAGAAGGACATCAGAACAAATACGTTGAGAATCAGCCTTCAACTTCATTACGACTAAAGACCGAGCTGGTGAAATTACCCCAAAATGTGCAGGTAATCAGCAGTGAACTGTTACAAGACCAGCAGGTAACCACCATTATGGACGGGTTGACCCGTAATGTAAGTGGCGTGACCATGTTGGAACACTGGGGACAATTTGCCCGAATCAATATGCGTGGTTTTCGTTTGCCCGCTTTCCGAAATGGTGTAAACGTCCAGGATAGCTGGGGTCCTCTTGCCGAGGATATGAATACGGTGGAACGTGTTGAGTTCGTTAAAGGACCTGCAGGATTTATGATGTCCGCCGGAGAACCCGGTGGTTTCTACAATGTGGTTACCAAAAAACCTACTGAACAATTCATTGCCAATGCTTCTTTTACCGCAGGTAGCTTTGATTTTTATCGTGGTACGGTGGATGTTGGTGGAAAAGCATCCAACGATGGTAAATTGCTCTATCGTTTTAATGCCATGTACCAGACCACAGACAGCCATCGAGGCAACGAGCAGACCGATAGATTTGGCATTGCCCCTACCCTGACCTATAAATTTTCAGACAAAACATCCATCACTGCCGAAATGAACCTTCAAGATGCGGAATCGTTCTTGGGATCGGCCTACATCTTTGCTTCCGTGGCCGATGGATACGCAAGTTTACCTCGCGACTTCAATTTTGTGGATAGCAACTACCCCAAAACCGATATTCAGGAGGTTACCTTTTTCCTGAATGCCAAACATGAATTTTCAGATAACTGGAGTGTTGAAGGTCAGCTAGCCTATCTACGTTACGACCAAGAAGGAAATTCTGCCTGGTTGGGTCAATTGGATTCCGACACAGGGGATGCCGTAAGGACCATTACTCAATGGGATGCACTATCCGCTGGCAAATATGCCCAACTGTACATTAATGGAGCTTTCCAAACCGGTGGTGTATCACACAAAATTCTTGGTGGATTGGATTTTAGTGAGAAAAACTATTGGGCAGACTTCTACAACACCTTTATTGTTGACACAGAAGTGCCTTTCAACATATATAATCCTGTATATGGCGAAGTGGCCATGCCCAATTTTGACCGATCTACAAAAGTGCAATACCGAAGAGGCGGTCAACCTTACAGCGCCAACACCCTTAGAGGTTATTATTTGCAAGATGAAATTGGATTTTTGGAAGACAAAATCCGATTGACCTTGGCCGGAAGGTATACAAATCTCTATACCCAAGGTAAAGAAGAAAATGACGATGTGGTGACCCCTCGTGTTGGTCTTAGCATTGATCTATTACCTGATTTGGCAATTTATGGATTGTATGACCAATCCTTCTTGCCACAAGCTGGAATCAGTGCTGACTTAGAGCCGCTAAACGACCCAGTGGACGCCAATGACATTGAAGGAGGAGTCAAGAAAACATTTTTTGATGGACGTCTACGGACTTCCTTGGGAGCCTTCCAAATTACCAAGGAGAACATCTTAACGTCATATCCAGAAAATCCCAACTATTCCATGTATTTGGGTGAGGTTCAATCCAAGGGTATTGAGTTTGACCTGCAAGGACAGATTACACCTGAGTTCAATGTTATTCTGAACTATGCCAACACCAAAGTGGAGGTAACCGAAGATCCCAACCCAGATATAGTGGGCACAAGGGTAGCAGGGCATGCCAAGCACGTGACCAACGGTTGGTTCAACTATAACTTTTCCGAATTTTCCAGTTTGAATGGATTTGGCGTATCGCTCGGCTATCAATATCAAGTAGATCGCTCTACTTGGGCCTGGGCTGCCGACAATCAATCGGATTTGCCGAATTATTTTAGAATGGACGGTGCTTTGTCCTGGAGAAACAGTCATTTTAGAGTTCAGTTCAACATCAACAATATTCTGGACGAATACCTGTACTCCGGAGCCAACTATGGATCATACCTGTATTGGCAGTCCGAGCCGGGAATCAATGGCCGACTAACCGTAGCCTATACTTTTTAA
- a CDS encoding DUF4198 domain-containing protein yields MKNTFLPLLLFFFGMISANAHYLWLETKGSGESGEKHEVRVHYGEYTYGVIEKVEGEAFPLVAKFKLWVIAPDGSKAELSTIAKEDHYAAYFTPNQNGVYTIALNNNEIDVIDYTQYDFGIFKTHYHSTAKVQVGNSDADTKTINPEGIVVKQLANDGDEVKLQVLYKGKPLAQNELQVYVADLWSKILHTDDNGEVSFALPWDTKYIVETTTKEEVPGTYNGEDYEFIWHCATYCIK; encoded by the coding sequence ATGAAAAACACATTTTTACCCTTATTACTTTTCTTTTTTGGAATGATTTCAGCCAATGCCCACTACCTATGGTTGGAAACCAAGGGTTCCGGTGAATCCGGCGAAAAACATGAAGTACGCGTGCACTACGGTGAATATACCTACGGTGTTATTGAAAAAGTGGAGGGCGAGGCATTTCCCCTGGTGGCAAAATTCAAACTGTGGGTCATTGCTCCCGATGGCTCAAAGGCCGAACTCAGTACCATTGCCAAGGAAGACCATTATGCAGCCTATTTTACGCCTAACCAAAATGGAGTGTATACCATCGCACTGAACAACAATGAGATTGATGTGATTGATTACACCCAGTACGATTTCGGTATTTTTAAAACCCATTATCACTCTACAGCCAAAGTACAGGTAGGCAATTCGGATGCCGATACCAAAACCATCAACCCCGAAGGAATTGTGGTAAAACAACTGGCCAATGATGGGGATGAAGTCAAACTCCAAGTACTTTATAAAGGAAAACCATTGGCCCAAAACGAACTTCAAGTGTATGTGGCAGACCTTTGGTCCAAGATCCTGCATACCGATGATAATGGTGAAGTTTCCTTTGCTCTGCCCTGGGATACCAAATACATTGTGGAGACCACTACCAAGGAAGAAGTTCCCGGCACCTACAACGGGGAGGATTACGAATTTATCTGGCACTGCGCCACGTATTGCATCAAATAA
- a CDS encoding PepSY domain-containing protein — protein MGNRIYNILFHTHTISGIVISVALYVIFFTGSFSFFRDEIANWQRGHQTSEQDAIVGSMDEYLSDISKDHNLQGRDVEISHYFNERRVNINLGASKDSLTQEEDKTRTFFYLDTEDKTTGTYVDSYHLGEFLYRLHFLDQIPYPYGRYLSGLVAFFFLFAIFTGILVHWTKIVSNFYVFRPWAKIKTIWTDAHTALGVIGFPFQFVYAVTGAFFLLKGVLVAPLVLGLYGGDQNKLFEDLEYNHPIYAYQHETLNKDIAIDPFIKETKKDWPDFRLKEAHIFNYGDANMHVAISGYLGYSSKLNGLGHRIYKMADGSIVEEKVPMTNNSYLDGVKNMMFRLHFGDYAGDGLRIISFILGLVSCFVILSGIMIWLVARDKKNIPEKRRKFNYQVANIYMAVCLALYPVTALQFIIVQFAEQVDRPFLYRTYFPIWLVVSLFFIFKKNIGFTNKWTLISGSILAMFIPIANGISSGNWMWVALDTGLKQVLLIDLLWLVLGLVTLWVALFKLKSGKTEIAPSTKA, from the coding sequence ATGGGAAACCGTATCTACAATATTTTATTTCATACCCATACTATTAGTGGTATCGTCATCAGTGTGGCTCTTTATGTAATTTTCTTTACAGGCTCTTTTTCATTTTTTAGGGATGAAATTGCCAATTGGCAACGCGGTCACCAAACTTCAGAACAAGATGCCATTGTGGGGAGTATGGATGAATATTTGAGTGATATTTCCAAAGACCACAATCTGCAAGGTAGAGACGTGGAAATCAGCCATTATTTCAATGAGCGTCGTGTTAATATAAATCTTGGCGCATCCAAGGATTCGTTGACACAGGAAGAAGATAAGACCAGGACCTTTTTCTATCTGGATACCGAGGACAAAACCACGGGAACCTATGTAGACTCCTACCATTTGGGCGAATTTTTGTACCGACTGCACTTTTTGGACCAAATCCCCTACCCGTATGGACGCTATTTATCTGGATTGGTGGCTTTCTTTTTCCTCTTTGCAATCTTCACAGGAATCTTGGTACATTGGACCAAAATTGTTTCCAATTTTTATGTATTTCGGCCTTGGGCCAAAATCAAAACCATTTGGACCGACGCCCACACCGCTTTAGGTGTTATAGGGTTTCCTTTCCAATTTGTATATGCCGTTACCGGAGCTTTCTTTTTGTTGAAGGGTGTTTTGGTGGCACCATTGGTATTAGGTTTGTATGGAGGTGACCAGAACAAATTGTTTGAAGATTTGGAATACAACCATCCCATCTATGCCTATCAGCATGAAACATTAAATAAGGATATTGCCATTGATCCTTTCATCAAGGAGACCAAAAAAGATTGGCCCGATTTTAGGTTGAAAGAAGCCCATATTTTCAACTATGGGGATGCCAATATGCATGTGGCCATCAGCGGATACTTGGGTTATTCCTCAAAATTGAACGGTTTGGGACATCGTATTTATAAAATGGCGGACGGTTCCATTGTGGAAGAAAAAGTGCCCATGACCAATAATTCGTATTTGGATGGCGTCAAGAATATGATGTTTCGCCTTCATTTTGGCGATTATGCCGGGGATGGCCTTCGGATTATCTCCTTTATCCTTGGATTGGTGTCCTGTTTCGTTATTCTATCGGGAATTATGATCTGGCTGGTAGCTCGCGATAAAAAGAACATCCCCGAAAAGCGGCGCAAGTTCAATTATCAGGTTGCCAACATTTATATGGCCGTTTGTCTGGCTCTCTATCCCGTAACGGCATTGCAATTTATAATAGTGCAATTTGCAGAACAGGTGGATAGACCTTTTCTCTATCGTACCTACTTTCCAATTTGGTTGGTAGTATCGCTCTTTTTCATTTTTAAAAAGAACATTGGCTTCACCAACAAATGGACTTTGATTTCAGGGAGCATATTGGCAATGTTCATTCCAATTGCAAATGGTATCTCATCTGGAAATTGGATGTGGGTTGCTCTTGATACAGGGCTAAAACAGGTTTTATTGATAGACCTTTTATGGCTTGTTTTGGGGTTGGTGACATTATGGGTGGCCCTATTTAAATTGAAAAGTGGGAAAACAGAAATCGCACCTTCAACAAAGGCGTAG